The DNA window gcttgaattttgtcatccattatctaccggcgtgcctataaaatagactgaataaacaattaaGCATAGATAGAAAAAataaattaatgaaaggatcattgcaagCCACCAATCATCTCATAGTttcggacaatatcgcaaagctactaaaaactataatcgtgccctcacctcaaacattgttcagataaatggattacaatgaaaaTAGAAGCAAATGTTAATACACATGGAAATAAACGCACAAGTAGAGTAAATAATGCCATTTCAGGGGAAATTTTCTGAGGTAAACTTCAAACCATATCACAAGGAAAACTATCTTCTCAGGAAACCACAAAATCAAGTTTTGTCCACCTTATAACACAGGTTTTTAAATTTGCTTGGCAAAGAAAAGCATCAACTCTTCATTGAGGTTGATGGCTGTCAGGTTTACTACCTCCTGAGCACCATCCAGTTCCAGGGAACCTCTACATGTCTAAAGTTTTCAACACCATCAAAGCATCATCCCATGCTCGACCACCCCCTCATAAACAAGCTCTGCTCCTTGATCATCCCCTCCACACTATATGACCTCCCAGTCGCACGATCCCAGGACCTCACTGCTTCGTGGAAGTTGTATGGGTGCAAAGAAACTGCATGGTCATCCTCCAGCCCTGGGAGTAGCCTATAATTCAGAAAcaatgacatgtcagatttttgaAACATGCCCTCATGATACTTGCAAAGTATAGTTTTAACTCAAGTGCAAGCTACCAGACAACTAAGTTACTCGCTCCGTCTCAAAATAGATGACACTTTAGCTATGAATCTACAATCTAGACAATTGtcatctattttgggacagaggagtATATCCTAATATAACTCACTGCACTTGCAGTTGAATGACATGTCTTGTGGTCTTAAAAAAGAATGACCTAACACAAATGTTCCCTGCATGTGCCTTCCATTTGCGATCTGAAAGGCAATAGTTTCATAGATCAAATACTGGTGAGTGGTGACCAGTGCCTTAGTGATATTTGAGATGGCTGATACAGAGTAGTTAAAGAAAATGATGTACTCCCATTGAATAGTTGTAGACCATCAGCAATATAGGAATCATCAATTGTCAGGCTGTTTTTTTTAGTTAGCTGAATCACCATGTTAAATCTGGGTGGCAAAATATTTGTGTTTGACTGACTGCTCCAATTATTCTTTCCAAAATTGTTGTTCTATTGGTTTGGTATCTGCCGCATCTAGAAAGGACACCAAATAAAGAATTGGATAGGCCATATCCGAACGAACTGAGTCCTTGCCATATCCAAATTTGAGAATTCCAAATCCAGCTCAAATACATTCATTTCCAACTCTTGAGAAAAAAAATAGTGGGTTTTGAAATACAAACCAATAAAAAAATGGCTTCAAATTTCAGTACAGTTACAATACAAACTACAAACTGCAATGGAAAGCATCCAGATTTTTTATTCACATAGTAAGATACTTGTGCTAAACGAGCAGAACATAGAAGTCAAACAACTGATCACATCGGAAAATTAAGTCCAGCGTAGCAAATAAACAAAGCCTAAGTAAAACTTAATGTAGCATGGCATTCTCCATATAAAGGCAGACCACCTTGTGTGAAGAATTACCTACTTCTAGCACAGTAGAATTAACTAATCTTCATCACTCTCGCTAAAGTTCCCAGCCATGTATCCATTGCCATCAGAAGATAAGTTGAAGCTCCAACATGGACCTATGCTCTTTGTAGATGGCTGTGATGGGAGAAATGAATCTTGAAATGTTCCTGTATTTTGAAATGGCACCAAACAATGCAGTCCCAAGTTGCCCGGATTTGGTTAGGGAGTTGTTGATCAGCACAGCAACAGGCAGTTCCGCTTGCATCGAAGGACGGCATAAAACAGGTCCCCTCCATTGCCATCAATCTGCCTACATGGAAAAAATAAAACCAATAAATAAATATCTGTGTCCGGATAATGCCACGGAGAAATAATCAAGTGACCAATAGCAGCGGAAAAGACAGAAAATGATTCTGCCCTACTCCTATGCTACAACTATCAGTTTTCAATTTCATGACACCGACATATGAACCTACAATTTAGATTCAGAAATATATAAGCTGGGTACCCTTGATCCATAATTAAGTGCCCAACCTTATTTTGTATCTCAACCCCCAAAACATAGCGTCGGATGCGTAATGTTTCATTAGTTAGTGATTCTCTGATTCGCATGGTCGAACATTCAAATACACTATTCTGCAATTCCACCAGCACCGATGTAAAAAAGAACACACATAACTGACCAACCGATTGCACTGAACGCCCAGGTGAAGACTGGCAAGGAAAATAGGCGAGGTGAGAGCAAGAGCGCATCACCTTGTTGCAACAATGTCCTCCTCAAGCGACCGCTCGTGAACCTTGCTGGTGGCCGGCCGACCGACGCCGGCTCGTCTCGCTAAAGAAAAGAAGGATGCAGGCACGCACGACCAAGGTGGGGGCGGGGGATTGGGAGGGGGCCATCACTCCACCGCAACGACAACCGCTGGTCGCGCGCGGAGGCTCAAGCATCAAACCAATTCACTCCTGTGAATGAATGGCACAGGGAAATACAAATCAAAACGGGAAAACAGATGCTATTAGAGAAGGAGCAAATTTAATACAACAGTCTCTGCTATAAAGGAAAATGTGAAAGTAGAGGTTGTAGACATCAGAACAACACTGTCCATAGATAGATAAGTAGAAAAATCAAGGTAGTCTCTATTCTGAAAATTTCGTGTTGTCCATTGTTGATGGTCGTTTGACCCTAGGGGTGTACAGCCATATTATCGGTTGACCATTTACATTATTATTAGGCCAATTATGTGTGTGACATGGGGGAATAGAACCTTTCTTTTCTAATAAAAACAAATACTTGTACCTATAAAGGGAATGTGACTATGTGAGTGATAGATGATCTTGACATCCTAATGGCAAAGGTCCAATACCTATTTAACTCGATCATATAAAGCTGAGAGATTTGGCATAGCCTAAAAGTATACTCGGCTATTGAACAGAAACTACCGGATGCATGAACTCTAGGTATGTTCGGTCCACCTTTCAAGCAGCTGTTGAAGGTTAGTTCATACTAAAATGATGCCTTCTCAAGGAGATCACACCTTGACACTATATGACCATTAGGCAATGTCAAAAAGAAGAGAGCTAAACACCTCAGACATAATCACTAAGGTATTGGTGCCCCCACTTGCTTTTGTACTTGTTTGAATTTGTCAACTTGCTAGTTTAAGTAAAGTTGCAACCTCTTAGTGAACAATTCAGTAGCATCTATAACCAAGCAGAAGGCATAGGCACGCCTGTAGTTGTTATCAGTAGGTACTGAAAAAAAAATTGCTAGCATAGGAAAATTGGCATCAAAATGGTTATTTCAGTCGTCATTCATTAGTGTCACTCTACAAAGCTCATGAAATGAAACCACGCTGACCAGCAAAATAAATGTGAAACTTTGAGTCCTATAGTTAAAAATTGCATACTGATACTTACTAACTGAGCAAATTTATCCATTTCCTAATTAGCTCCAAACACTTGTGACAAATATTATTGTACATACGAAAATGATTGGTGATGCCAAGAGCTGAAGCCAAAACTTAAACAGGTTTGATTGAAGTGCAGGCATTATCATTTCCTGGTACTGAGATTAGAATGTCGAGAGTGAAAAATGGCAGGCATGATACACATAACAAAATGCTTTATCTATGTCTGAATAAGGTATACTACTGGAGCACGGACCAAAATTTGAAGCTTCATTATTTGAGCATACTATTTCACTCCAGGTAGGTTAAAAAATAAGATCGTCATGGTCAACCTAAATCATTTTGGCAGACCGAGCTGGTGCTGGAATGAAAGAATTCAATATTATTGTCTGAGCATGAGCTAACCTGAATTTGACTAAGTTTCTTTGGAAAAAGCAGGTCCTTTTGCTATGGTCAATGACAATGATGGATCAACTCACCCGAATTACCATCTAAAAAACTATAGTGTACCAATCAGCATGCAAAGGAATGAAACAAGGCCAAATCTAAACCACAATCTTGCTCGTCATTACTTAGGCAGTATAGCAGTCAAATAATGGATATCAAAATTATATGTGTACTGTGCTTTAAGACATATCAGATCATACAGGGAAATGCCAACAATTAATGACCATAAGTTGTGAAGTGTAATTATGTGCCACACATACCAAATTGCTTTATGTATGTCTGAACGATGTATACTACTGGAGCATAGAGCCAAATCTGAAGCTTCATTATTTGATCATATTATTTTACTCCAAGTAAAAAAATAAGATCATCATGATCAACTTGAATAATTTTGTAAAACTTAGCTGGTGCTTGACTACCACGAAGCTACCCAATCAAGACAATGACAGGCTCACATTGTAAGCTGAACCCTGATCTTCTCTAGTGTTTCCGGCACCAAATGTGGGAAGACAGGCTTTCGCTTTCTGTTGTTCAGCAGTGAGGCATCTGAATCACAAGGTACCACTTTCTTTGTTTTAAAGTGGATAACTACTGGCACTGTGCCGCATGTGAGTGGCAGTATCCCAAAAAATATCACTACTAATTTGCGTTTTAGGTGGCACACACAATTTCAATAGTATCGATGAAGAGTTTCTGCTAAGTAACAGCATATATAAAGCACTATTCTAAATCAAGTGCGTAACAACCTTGAGACCATTTGTATAATCTGTTCAGGTAGTCCATATTGCGCGTAACTGAATGTTAAATTAAATTGCTTATTATTCAGTTAAATGGTCCAACTTCAATGTACCGGGAAGAAAGAAACTTTTTCCTATAGTCTGAAGCAACTCAAATATTGTACTGGATTAGACGTACCAGCGAGCACGTGATCCATCGAAGAAGGCAAAATTCATAACCAACAGCAAACCTACAGTTAGTGTCAATCAAGATAGGTACCATGAAACATCGATGTTAGATGAGGTGAAGGCGATGAAATTACCCTCAAGCAAGGATGGTGGTAGCCTCAGTAACATTAGCAGAGGTGCAAGCATGTGGCCACGTAAATAAAAATTATCAAGATACAAGATCTCTAGATAAGCACCTACAACTTTGTCGGTCTTTCAGTAACCGTCCCAAACAATGCAAAGGATGCTTTTGCTACAAAATGAGGGGAATATTTTAAGCCAAAAAAATTTCGCAGACATCACATGAATGGAGAAGTTGCAATATCCCTCACATATATGTTTTACATAAGTGATCCTAAACTCAGAGCATTTTGTAGGATGCTTACCAAAATCAAGGTCTAATAAGTTCAAACAATTGAAAGAATGCACTGGGACGGTATGACCTCTGAACCAATAGCAATCATTATCAACAAACAAAAAGCAAGGCACACGAACCTAGATGAGGAGCGCGTCTGTGGCCGTCTGCTATGGCGTCGCCGCCCTCGATCTAGCGAGGAGACGACGGTTCTAGCCATGGGGGCACTGGATCTGGCTGCACACGGcatagggagagagagagagagagagagagagagagagagagagagagagagagagagaggaggcgggGGCAGGCTCGGCGCTGGGCGCTCGTGACCTCTAGGGTTTCCTGTAGCACAAGACCGCACGCGGAGTAGAGGGAGGAGGTGGCGCTGGGGAGGCAGCCACCCCGTCAGCCACCGGCGGGGCCCGGTCGCGTCGCAGAGGAGGGGGCACGCGTGGAGGGAGGCGGCCttgtccccggcggcggcggcggcgtggacctGGAGGCGACGCTCGGCATCCATCCAAGCAGTGCGGTGGCCTGCGAAGATCTCGGAGGCGCGGGCATTGGCCCGGGCGTCCTGGATCGACGTCGGCGAGGCGCGCGTGGAGGGAGCTGGCCTCGTCACCGGTGTATCCGATAGCAACTGCATCAACGCATGAGCACGAAGAAAGTTGTGATCGGGCATGGGAGCCGCGTGGACGCGTGTGGCGGCGGCGCGGTGAGGGTGGACCGGATAGAGCGAGGGCTGCGGGATCGCACCAAAAGGACGCAGCATGcaggagatgtcgtgggatcacaCGGGGAGAGGTAgacccaaaacaaatgtcgcacaaaaaaaatatacacgctttgttctttttagttgtaggagattagaTCCTAGATCAACCAACGGTCCAACTAATTAAACAGTGAACTGAAATTTTGAGTAGTCTGTCGTCCAATCCTATCTAAATAAGTGTGTCTACAAACTATAAGTATATACCAACACAATCCCCAACAAGTGCTTCCATGTGGAAAATTGAGAGAGACCTTGTGTCGTAATCATCATTGGACAAACTAGTCTTTGGCACATCAACTAttttaatcagatattagaattACAGACTTTTATGAATTATTAAAGAAAGTCAATGAACTCGATATTTAATTGTACCAACACATAAATAATATGAAAATTAAACTATAATTAAATATTTATATGTTCTTCAATGAAAGAAAAAAGTCTATCAAGGTTGTATTTTAATTCGAGGCTTAATATAAGACAATGACATATCATCGTCAACATTAACTTATATTGTGGATTTTATGGTCATTGTAAATAAGTTATAACTTTTGAAATTTATATAAAGGATAAAACATAAATAGATTTATGCAAGTTCTATCATTGATTTTTAGGAACACTAGATATATACCCGTGCATTGCACGGTGCCATAGATTGAACAAGACAATCAATTGATATTTATTATTATTTAGATCCACATACATGTACGTATACAATCGTTATTTTGTATGGGAAATGAATCACTGTGACGTCATAATGACGTCACCTGTCCTCACGTCCGTGTGGCCATGCATTTAGCAAGGCCGCATTAATGTTACACGGTAAGACCATGTTAGACGGAATTTGTTTCTCTAAATTATCTTGACTAAAATTGTATTTTTAGATATAATAATGTCTATCTAagttcatagaaaaaaaattgtattacaaaaaaccaaaacgtcttataatttagaatgtggAAAGTATTATTTAGCAAGGCCGCATTACTGTTATACAATAAGACCTTGTTAGATGAAATTTGTTTCTGTGAATTATCTTGACTGAAATTATAGTTGATGAAGAGAAATTTGAAAACAGTCATACATGAAAGGAATTCAAATGTTAAAATAGCACAAATCAAATCTTGTTCACAGATAAGACCTTGTTATTTAGAATTTAGAATGTGGAAAGTATTATTTAGCAAGGCCGCATTACTGTTATACAATAAGACCTTGTTAGATGAAATTTGTTTCTGTGAATTATCTTGACTGAAATTATAGTTGATGAAGAGAAATTTGAAAACAGTCATACATGAAAGGAATTCAAATGTTAAAATAGCACAAATCAAATCTTGTTCACAGATttgaaacaaagtttgttataagtTATAACTAATTAGtataaaatcatttttgtagtgaTTTCTGTAGCAGCATAGTTGGGGGCCAGCAGACTACATTACGTTTACGCAACAAGTAAGGTAGGCTGCGAGCTCGATCGTGCTTCGGAGCCTTTCTGGCTAACGCAAgaaaaagtgatcccttgagttgAAGCATGCAGCCCGCCGTGCGCACGAGGCGTCCCAGCACCGTCGTCCCGCCCCCCTCCGGTGCAGCCGCGTGCCGCTGTCCCCACTGGACACGCGCTGGGTCGCGCTAACACCCGTCTGCCACGTCTTCCTCTTCCCCGCCGTTGTTGGACGTCGTCCGTGCGCTCAGCTCGTCCCTCGCAGCGGTCCTTCCGGCATTCCACCCTTTAGCCGGCGAGGTCACTATGCGCCGGAGCTGGGCACGGTCGACATCGTCTGCGGCGAGGATGCTGGCGTTGCGTTCGTGGAGTCAGAGACGGATATCGACTTCGCCAGGCTCGTCGTGGGCCTGGATGAGGATGCGCTTCTGCTGCTCGTGCCGGATATCTGCCGGGAGTAGCTCCCGGCTCCGGTGTTTGCGGCGCAGGTATGCCGTATATCGTGTAGCCGAGGTCGGTCCGTCGGTCCGACCGACCGTGACCCAAGCTCTCTCTGGCTGAATGTCTGAATATCCCCCGTGGCGTCGATATGTGGCGTGTGCTGTGTGCAGGGTGTGAGCGGAGGAATAGCGCGCGAGCAACGTCGTCGTCGCGAGCTCCAGCATCTGTGACGGCGCGGGGCACCCAGCTCTTGAGCCATTGAGCACGAGCGGCCATGGTGGGGCTGCGGCGGCGTGGATGGCCGGTCTTGCGAGCGCGAGTTGCAGCGGCGCCAGCGAGGATGCGCGCGAGGCAAGGTCGCGTGCGTGTGTCAGCGGCGCACAGAAACGCATCCGGCGACGAGGCGTGGTCGCTGAGGTGCAGACGCCCGCTGGAAGGCGCGGCCGGCCTGGAGATGGATCCCTCCTTGATTGCGGAGGCCAGACTCGGACTCGATCTCCTTGATTGCACAGACCAGACCTTGAGAGAGGGGCGCGCACACCAAAGAAAATTAATTGGACGAAACCTGtccatatttttatttattttttcaacTTTGGCCGATTCGTTACTTAACTGACAAATCGTCAGAAACAATTACAATGACATCGTCCGGAACGGAGCTACAAATGAGCGGCTCTCCTTCGATGCAATCATAACCCAAACCCGCCAAAACATGAGCAGCCCTATTGTCAGTTCTACCCAAAAATTTACATTCAAAAATACTAAAATTCAACATTGCCATCGCCTTGAGCTCCTCGATCAGCGCCTCTTCCGGCCTTACATCATAGCTTCGGGACAAGATCGCTTTCTGAACATTCATCGCATCTGTCTCCAGGATGAGATTCCGGATTCCCAAATTAGTCGCTACTTGGATGCCTTGCAGACAAGCTATCAGCTCGGCATGGAAAGCGCTTAGCACATTGTTAATCTTTCCTCTCCCCGTCATCACCACATCTCCGTCATGGTCTCGAATCAGAAAACCCCAGCTACCCGACCTAGATTCAGGAAGGAAGGAAGCATCACAATTCAGTTTGAGAACACCCACCGGTGGCTTGCACCACCTAGCTCTTGTCATCTGTCGCTGCACCCTCAACTCTTGCTGTGGTTTTGCAATCTCATTAGCATAGATTCTGATGGCTCGCACCAGGTCTTCCTCTCTTCTCCCACGCCCATCTTCCCGGACCCGGACTGCATTACGATTAGTCCAGAGAGACCAAAGCGTGATCACCATCAGAATTCTTGAAGAATCTTTCTCCGCCAAGATGAGGGACAACGCCTCCATGGCCGAGCTTTGCACTGCTAGCTTCTTTCTCAACTCTTCCAAGCCCAGCAAGTTCCAAACCTGCCTGGCTAATTTACATTTAAAACATAGATGACCACTGTCTTCATTATCTCTTCCACAAACTGGACAATTTCTATCAATTTCCATGCCACGGTATGCCAGGCTGCATCGCAGAGGGTCTCTCATGTGCCATACGCCAAAGTAAATGCTTCACCTTATTTGGACAATTAAGTTCCCAGATCTTCTTCCAGGTAGGTTCTACTTCTAGGCTGCTGCTGCCTTGCGCTGCTTTGCAATTTTTACTCCGAATAAAATCATCTCTGCATACTTTGTAGGCACTGCGAACGCTGAATTTCCCGTGCCTGTCAAAATGCCAAGCCAATATATTCTCTCGGCCTTCAAACACTGGAAGTGCTAAGATTATTTTCTGATCATCATCCCAAAACAGATCCCTGATCAACTCCACATCCCAGTCTCCTGTGGCCGGATTAATCAAACTGCACGTCGGTCACTAGGCTAGGCCCTCTTAGAGTAATAGGTTTTCTGGATTGATCCCTTGGCAGCCAGGGGTCACTCCAAATTTTTAAACCTCTACCATCTCCCACCCTCCAAATCATACCCTTCTTCATCAGATCAAGACCTCTCAAGATGCTCCTCCATGTGTAAGACATTGCAGCCTTCGGTTTTGCTTCAAGAACAGTGGAGTTTTTGTAATACTTAGCTCGCAAAACCCGTGCACAAAGAGACTCCGGTCTCTCCCAAAGACGCCAAGCTTGCTTAGCCAACATGGCCAAGTTGAAGGAGTGAATGTCTCAGAAGCCCAAGCCCCCCTCCTTCTTTGGTCGCATCAGAATATCACGGTGCAACCAATGAATTTTATGTTTGCCCTCCTGTTTTGGTTCCACCAATATCTGCAAATCATCTTACTCATTTCGTCACAAAACGATTTTGTTAGATCAAAGCACCCCATAGCATATGTCGGGATTGCTTGTGCAACAGCTTTAATAAGAATCTCCTTTCCTGCCCAAGATAGGAACTTCTCCTTCCACCCCTGGATACGTTGCCAAATATCTTGTCTTTGATATACGCAAATGTCCCTGAA is part of the Miscanthus floridulus cultivar M001 chromosome 9, ASM1932011v1, whole genome shotgun sequence genome and encodes:
- the LOC136479943 gene encoding uncharacterized protein, which translates into the protein MQEMSWDHTGRARRAHEASQHRRPAPLRCSRVPLSPLDTRWVALTPVCHVFLFPAVVGRRPCAQLVPRSGPSGIPPFSRRGHYAPELGTVDIVCGEDAGVAFVESETDIDFARLVVGLDEDALLLLVPDICRE